The following are encoded in a window of Labrus bergylta chromosome 16, fLabBer1.1, whole genome shotgun sequence genomic DNA:
- the drg2 gene encoding developmentally-regulated GTP-binding protein 2, with the protein MGILEKIAEIEREIARTQKNKATEYHLGLLKAKLAKYRAQLLEPSKSAGAKGEGFDVMKSGDARVALIGFPSVGKSTFLSLMTSTASEAASYEFTTLTCIPGVIEYKGANIQLLDLPGIIEGAAQGKGRGRQVIAVARTADVVIMMLDATKGDVQRELLEKELESVGIRLNMAKPNIYFKPKKGGGLSYNSTVPLTHCSEKLVQLILHEYKIFNAEVLFREDSTPDEFIDVIVGNRVYMPCLYVYNKVDQISIEEVDRLAHRPNSVVISCGMKLNLDYLLETLWEYLSLICIYTKKRGERPDFNDAIIMRRGASVEHVCHRIHRTLASQFKYALVWGTSTKYSPQRVGLTHIMEHEDVIQIVKK; encoded by the exons ATGGGGATCCTGGAAAAAATCGCggaaatagagagagaaatCGCTCGGACGCAGAAAAACAAAG CCACTGAGTACCATCTGGGTTTGCTGAAAGCGAAGCTCGCCAAATACAGAGCTCAGCTCCTGGAGCCCTCAAAGTCAGCTGGGGCCAAAGGAGAAGGTTTCGATGTGATGAAGTCAGGAGATGCTCGAGTTGCTCTGATTGGTTTCCCCTCTGTGGGTAAG TCCACCTTCCTTAGTTTGATGACGTCAACGGCCAGTGAAGCTGCTTCCTACGAGTTCACCACCCTCACCTGCATACCTGGTGTCATAGAG TACAAAGGGGCCAACATCCAGTTGTTAGATCTGCCGGGAATCATTGAGGGTGCTGCCCAAG GTAAGGGTAGAGGTCGGCAGGTCATTGCTGTTGCCAGGACAGCAGACGTTGTCATCATGATGTTGGATGCCACCAAAGGAGATGttcagag agagCTTCTAGAGAAAGAGTTGGAGTCAGTTGGCATCCGGCTGAACATGGCGAAaccaaatatttatttcaag CCAAAGAAAGGTGGCGGCCTCTCTTACAACTCCACAGTTCCTCTCACCCATTGTTCCGAGAAACTCGTCCAGCTCATTCTTCACGAATACA AAATCTTTAATGCAGAAGTTCTCTTCAGGGAGGACAGCACACCAGACGAGTTCATCGATGTCATCGTGGGGAACAGAGTCTACATGCCTTGTCTATAT GTGTACAATAAGGTGGATCAAATCTCCATCGAGGAAGTTGACCGCCTGGCTCACAGACCTAACAGTGTCGTCATCAG TTGTGGGATGAAGTTGAACCTGGATTACCTCCTGGAGACGTTGTGGGAGTACCTATCTCTGATTTGCATTTATACTAAAAAAAGAGGAG AGCGCCCGGACTTTAACGATGCCATCATCATGAGGAGAGGAGCGAGTGTTGAACATGTG TGCCATCGAATCCACAGAACCTTAGCCAGCCAGTTCAAATACGCCCTGGTTTGG GGAACCAGTACCAAGTACAGTCCCCAGAGGGTCGGCCTGACGCACATCATGGAGCACGAGGACGTCATCCAGATCGTAAAGAAGTAA
- the LOC109996495 gene encoding uncharacterized protein, whose amino-acid sequence MNLSVDPQKNVSLREFSTITDTDNTYPVPSPSPVPANMGFSKYQTLFLIDLMQQHLETLVDGLPKTLNDFNKRLKSEKVNKRQLWKDTADKLGNHFKQLFCPKKVARKWNTLVDGYKKVKEDNRSPGTSAMRFQFYAEMDELMGGQHGVVFPVVGTSDGLEVREQEVVGHRSSLTAGASSRRVRKLKRENTPRPTATPTPPLKRGRVDDDVLQFLRDSEVASQQRHEETLAQLKSAQQGFEAIMTKFLEKL is encoded by the exons ATGAACTTGTCTGTGGATCCCCAGAAGAACGTTTCATTGCGAGAGTTCAGCACCATTACAG ACACAGACAACACATATCCAGTGCCCAGCCCATCACCTGTGCCAGCAAATATGGGGTTCAGCAAGTACCAAACTTTGTTTCTTATTGACCTGATGCAGCAGCACCTCGAGACATTAGTCGATGGTCTCCCCAAAACCCTGAATGACTTCAATAAACGGCTAAAATCTGAAAAGGTCAATAAAAGGCAACTCTGGAAGGACACAGCAGACAAGTTGGGCAACCATTTTAAACAGTTGTTCTGCCCGAAGAAGGTGGCCAGGAAATGGAACACACTGGTTGATGGTTACAAAAAAGTCAAGGAAGATAACAGAAGTCCCGGGACGAGTGCTATGCGTTTCCAGTTTTATGCTGAAATGGACGAACTTATGGGAGGGCAACACGGTGTGGTCTTCCCTGTTGTTGGGACATCGGATGGGCTAGAGGTGCGCGAACAAGAGGTCGTAGGACACCGCAGCAGTCTCACAGCCGGCGCTTCATCCAGGAGGGTTAGAAaactaaaaagagaaaacacaccGAGGCCTACTGCCACACCGACGCCTCCTCTCAAAAGAGGAAGGGTGGATGACGACGTCTTGCAGTTCCTGCGAGACTCAGAGGTAGCCAGTCAGCAGCGCCATGAGGAGACTCTCGCTCAACTCAAGTCTGCTCAGCAGGGCTTTGAGGCAATAATGACTAAGTTTTTAGAAAAGCTGTGA